A genomic window from Methanobacterium sp. BRmetb2 includes:
- the oadA gene encoding oxaloacetate decarboxylase subunit alpha codes for MKRIEIIETAFRDAHQSLLATRMRTRDMLPIAEEMDKVGFFSMEVWGGATFDTCIRYLNEDPWERLRSLKEVITKTPLQMLLRGQNLVGYKHYPDDIVRKFVEKSYENGIDVFRIFDALNDFRNMEQSIKVAKEQGAYVQGTISYTISPFHTIEKYVEFVKKLEEMECDAVTIKDMAGLISPQNTYNLIKTLKEETDLDINLHCHCTSGMTPMSYYVACEAGVDVLDTAISPFAWGASQPPTESIVAALKNTPYDTGLDLKLLTHIKKYFEEIKKKYGGILDPIAEGIDTDVLIYQIPGGMLSNLVSQLKQQNAMDKYEEVLAEMPKVRKELGYPPLVTPTSQIVGIQAVMNVLGGERYKSVSKEVKDYIKGFYGKPPAPIDQEIAKKIIGDEEVIDVRPADLLEPQYEELKKEAEDMGIIKKEEDVLTYALYPAVAPKFLKGEAEEETLEPPKETGPAETSAAVPTEYSVEVDGDVFDVKVVPTGYMEIADATMPDKPSGPVEGGVTSTMQGMILKLKVNPGDKVQEGDVVAVIEAMKMENDIHAPQSGTLDEIFVAEGDNVNAGDTLMVIK; via the coding sequence ATGAAAAGAATAGAAATCATAGAAACAGCATTTAGGGATGCACATCAATCTCTTCTGGCAACCAGAATGAGAACTCGGGACATGTTACCCATTGCTGAAGAAATGGACAAAGTTGGATTTTTTTCAATGGAAGTTTGGGGAGGTGCAACTTTTGATACTTGCATTCGTTACCTTAACGAAGATCCATGGGAAAGGCTAAGAAGCCTTAAAGAAGTCATAACCAAGACCCCCCTTCAAATGTTACTTCGTGGTCAAAACCTGGTGGGCTACAAACACTACCCTGACGACATAGTCAGAAAATTCGTGGAAAAATCATATGAAAATGGGATAGATGTTTTCCGAATCTTTGACGCTTTAAATGATTTTAGAAATATGGAACAATCTATCAAAGTTGCAAAGGAGCAAGGCGCTTATGTACAGGGTACTATATCTTACACTATCAGTCCATTCCATACCATAGAAAAATATGTCGAGTTTGTAAAAAAATTAGAAGAAATGGAATGTGATGCCGTAACAATAAAAGATATGGCCGGACTCATATCACCCCAAAATACTTATAACCTTATAAAAACTCTTAAAGAAGAAACTGATCTTGACATAAATCTGCATTGCCACTGCACCAGTGGTATGACTCCTATGAGCTATTATGTCGCCTGTGAAGCTGGCGTGGATGTTCTTGATACAGCAATATCACCCTTTGCATGGGGAGCATCGCAGCCCCCAACAGAAAGTATAGTGGCTGCACTTAAAAATACCCCATACGATACTGGACTTGATTTAAAACTTTTAACCCATATAAAGAAATATTTCGAGGAAATTAAGAAAAAATACGGTGGTATATTAGATCCTATTGCTGAGGGCATTGATACAGATGTTTTAATCTATCAGATCCCTGGAGGCATGCTCTCCAACCTGGTATCCCAACTAAAACAACAAAATGCAATGGATAAATATGAGGAAGTTCTAGCTGAGATGCCTAAAGTCAGGAAAGAACTGGGATACCCCCCATTAGTAACACCCACCAGCCAAATAGTAGGTATACAGGCTGTGATGAATGTTTTAGGTGGAGAAAGATATAAATCTGTATCTAAAGAGGTAAAAGATTACATTAAAGGATTTTATGGTAAACCTCCTGCTCCTATTGATCAAGAGATCGCTAAAAAAATCATAGGCGATGAAGAAGTAATTGATGTTCGACCAGCTGATCTTCTAGAACCACAATATGAAGAATTGAAAAAAGAAGCAGAAGATATGGGTATTATTAAAAAAGAAGAGGATGTCTTAACCTATGCCCTTTATCCAGCTGTTGCACCAAAATTCCTCAAAGGTGAAGCTGAAGAAGAAACTTTGGAACCGCCTAAAGAAACAGGACCAGCTGAAACTTCTGCTGCAGTACCCACTGAGTACAGTGTTGAGGTCGATGGTGATGTTTTCGATGTAAAGGTTGTTCCCACCGGTTACATGGAGATTGCAGATGCCACTATGCCAGATAAACCTTCTGGACCTGTTGAAGGCGGTGTGACCTCCACTATGCAAGGCATGATACTCAAACTTAAAGTTAATCCTGGTGATAAGGTCCAGGAAGGTGATGTGGTGGCAGTAATTGAAGCCATGAAAATGGAAAATGACATCCACGCACCACAGTCCGGCACTCTGGATGAGATATTTGTTGCAGAAGGAGATAATGTAAACGCCGGAGATACCTTGATGGTTATAAAATAA